In Haloplanus vescus, a single genomic region encodes these proteins:
- a CDS encoding heavy metal translocating P-type ATPase, with translation MNIQSIMQYYRKHRKAIVTATSGLLYGGGWSLGYLTSFEMASAAILVLATIVGGYDIAKTAYHEVTNRTLGIKTLVTLAAIGAIVIGEYWEAAAVVFLFSLGSYLEGRTMRKTRTALQELLEMTPDTATVRRDGELQEVPAREVEEGEVVVVRPGGKIPVDGEVVDGESAVNQAPVTGESAPVHKADGDEVYAGTVNQEGALEIRTTGAGSDTTLERIIRRVEEAQEAQSPTESLIDRFAKYYTPAVIVLAIGAYAVTQNAILSLTLLVIGCPGALVIGPPVSIVSAIGNAARSGVLMKGGEHLERAGKIDLVAFDKTGTLTKGETTVADVEGFGVADDEVLSLAATAEKKSEHHLADAIVDAARERPTAATDGGAAVAQADETDASLQSIPGPDDFDVVAGKGVIAHTEGTEVVVGNRALLEDRDINVPSRIADYVREREERGETVVHVVRDGDIIGAIALRDELRKAAPGVVTALQDVGIETVMLTGDNERTAAAVAEEVGIDEYRAELLPEDKQTVIEAYQADGHVVAMVGDGINDAPSLATADVGIAMGAAGTDTAIETADMALMADDLDRIPYAVKLSKATRWNVLENVGLAVLTVTVLLAGVLTSYVTLAAGMLVHEASVLAVILNGMRLLRH, from the coding sequence ATGAATATTCAATCGATCATGCAGTACTACCGGAAACACCGGAAGGCCATCGTCACGGCGACGAGCGGCCTGCTGTACGGCGGTGGCTGGAGTCTGGGCTACCTCACGAGTTTCGAGATGGCAAGCGCCGCCATCCTCGTCCTCGCGACGATCGTGGGTGGCTACGACATCGCCAAGACCGCCTACCACGAGGTCACGAACCGGACACTCGGCATCAAGACGCTGGTGACGCTGGCCGCTATCGGGGCCATCGTCATCGGGGAGTACTGGGAGGCTGCCGCCGTCGTCTTCCTGTTCAGCCTCGGCAGCTACCTCGAGGGCCGGACCATGCGGAAGACCCGGACGGCCCTCCAGGAGCTCCTGGAGATGACGCCCGACACGGCGACCGTCCGTCGCGACGGGGAACTCCAAGAGGTTCCCGCCCGGGAAGTCGAAGAGGGCGAGGTCGTCGTCGTGAGGCCGGGCGGGAAGATTCCGGTCGATGGCGAGGTCGTCGACGGCGAAAGCGCCGTCAACCAGGCGCCGGTCACCGGCGAGAGCGCCCCCGTCCACAAGGCCGACGGCGACGAAGTCTACGCCGGGACGGTCAACCAGGAGGGCGCGCTAGAAATCCGGACGACGGGTGCGGGCTCGGACACGACGCTCGAACGTATCATCCGTCGCGTCGAGGAGGCCCAAGAGGCCCAGTCGCCCACGGAGAGTCTCATCGACCGGTTCGCGAAGTACTACACGCCGGCCGTCATCGTGCTGGCCATCGGCGCATATGCAGTCACGCAGAACGCGATCCTGTCGTTGACGCTGTTGGTCATCGGCTGTCCGGGCGCGCTGGTGATCGGGCCGCCAGTCAGCATCGTCTCGGCCATCGGCAACGCCGCCCGATCGGGCGTGCTGATGAAGGGCGGCGAACACCTCGAACGCGCCGGCAAGATCGACCTCGTCGCCTTCGACAAGACCGGCACCCTCACGAAGGGCGAAACCACCGTCGCCGACGTCGAGGGATTCGGCGTCGCCGATGACGAAGTCCTCTCGCTCGCGGCAACCGCCGAGAAGAAGAGCGAACACCACCTCGCTGACGCCATCGTTGACGCAGCCCGCGAGCGCCCGACTGCTGCGACGGACGGTGGGGCGGCGGTCGCCCAGGCGGACGAGACGGACGCCAGCCTTCAGTCGATTCCCGGTCCGGACGATTTCGACGTGGTCGCTGGTAAGGGCGTTATCGCCCATACCGAGGGCACCGAAGTTGTTGTCGGCAATCGCGCACTGCTGGAGGACCGCGACATTAACGTCCCCAGTCGGATCGCCGACTACGTCCGCGAGCGTGAGGAGCGCGGCGAAACTGTCGTCCACGTCGTCCGGGACGGGGACATCATCGGCGCAATCGCGCTGCGGGACGAGCTCCGGAAGGCAGCTCCTGGGGTCGTCACGGCGCTTCAGGACGTCGGCATCGAGACGGTGATGCTCACCGGCGACAATGAGCGGACGGCCGCCGCCGTCGCCGAGGAGGTCGGCATCGACGAGTACCGCGCCGAACTCCTCCCCGAGGACAAGCAGACAGTCATCGAGGCCTACCAAGCCGACGGCCACGTGGTCGCGATGGTCGGCGACGGTATCAACGACGCGCCGTCGCTGGCGACCGCCGACGTTGGCATCGCGATGGGTGCCGCCGGGACGGACACCGCCATCGAAACGGCAGACATGGCGTTGATGGCCGACGACCTCGACCGCATCCCCTACGCGGTCAAACTCAGCAAGGCGACGCGCTGGAACGTCCTCGAGAACGTCGGGCTCGCAGTGCTGACCGTGACCGTCCTGCTCGCGGGCGTGCTCACCAGCTACGTCACCCTCGCCGCGGGAATGTTGGTCCACGAGGCCAGCGTCCTCGCGGTCATCCTCAACGGGATGCGACTGCTTCGCCACTGA